The following coding sequences are from one Acidisarcina sp. window:
- the rplO gene encoding 50S ribosomal protein L15, whose amino-acid sequence MAKNLSNLRAPKKANIGRKRVGRGMGSGMGKTSTRGHKGQGSRSGSSLMRGFEGGQMPLHRRLPKRGFTNIFRTEYTVLNLDRIAEIGEPELTVEKLVALGFLKKRDGLLKVLANGELTTAVTVYAHKFSKAAQEKIEKAGGKAILIA is encoded by the coding sequence ATGGCAAAGAATCTATCGAATTTAAGAGCGCCGAAGAAGGCAAATATCGGGCGCAAGCGTGTGGGCCGCGGTATGGGCTCCGGCATGGGCAAGACCTCTACCCGGGGTCATAAGGGGCAGGGCTCCCGTTCGGGATCTAGCCTGATGCGCGGTTTTGAGGGCGGCCAGATGCCGCTGCACCGCCGTCTGCCAAAACGCGGATTCACCAACATCTTCCGCACGGAATATACCGTGCTGAACCTTGATCGTATTGCAGAGATTGGCGAGCCGGAATTGACGGTGGAGAAGCTGGTCGCGCTGGGTTTCCTGAAGAAGCGCGACGGACTGCTCAAGGTGCTGGCCAACGGCGAGCTCACGACAGCGGTTACCGTATATGCTCACAAGTTTTCCAAGGCTGCCCAGGAGAAGATCGAGAAGGCTGGCGGCAAGGCAATTCTGATCGCGTAA